In Struthio camelus isolate bStrCam1 chromosome 4, bStrCam1.hap1, whole genome shotgun sequence, a genomic segment contains:
- the STOX2 gene encoding storkhead-box protein 2 isoform X2: MKKTRSTTLRRAWPSSDFSDRASDRVRSRSEKDYRLHKHFPPAFISQASRGYMTSGDVSPISMSPISQSQFIPLGEILCLAISAMNSARKQVTQEALMEHLTTCFPGVPTPSPEILRHTLNMLVRERKIYPTPDGYFIVTPQTYFITPSLIRTNSKWYHLDERIPDRSQCTSPQQGTITPSTSGCVRERTLPKNHCDSCHCCREDMHSMHASTLQRKSAKDCKDSYCPPSLCQVPPTEKSKSAVNFSYKAETLTKPKDVEKQSKKFGLKLFRLSFKKDKTKQLANFSAQFPPEEWPLRDEDTPTTIPREVEMEIIRRINPDLTVENVMRHTALMKKLEEEKAQRSKAGSSAHHSGRSKKSRNHRKSHGKSRSHSKTRVSKGDPSDGSHLDIPAEREYEFYDPLTRSPREGCFIIEHKGDNFIMHSNPNMIESHFPMTPEWDVSGELAKRRTEMPFPEPSRGSSHSKVHRSHSHTQDRRSRNERSSKAKERSRSMDNSKGPLGSAALGTPEDIGEGCSPDDQTTSQTYIDDSTLRPSQSLSLQRTLISSAGYKETCIPEIVSGSVETPSSCSLLEQNKPTESLPSYSELNSCTTKSAVDDYFQCNTSSETVLTAPSPLGKNKEDHDTLTVTDGLKKMTPSERQSQHVAREPGVHKEESPKGPSSASAVAGQTPEVIANGRLVQHHNTESSSLDKRKEIFSKDTLFKPLHNTLSVNSFHKSSTPLLKPHQKTPSDTLPVRCEKLEQAIVTSVTQVMPVSQRQQETTGNQEASFDYYNVSDDDDSEEGTNKNAEEEKNRDDVGTMQWLLEREKERDLQRKFEKNLTLLTPKETENSNNQRATHSARLDSMDSSSITVDSGFNSPRTRESLASNTSSIVESNRRQNPALSPAHGGAGPTFNFRATADPPTGEAEKLQKPANCLQASVTSV, encoded by the exons GTGATGTATCACCAATCAGCATGTCTCCCATCAGTCAGTCACAGTTTATTCCACTTGGGGAAATCCTTTGCCTGGCCATCTCGGCAATGAACTCTGCCCGAAAACAAGTCACGCAAGAAGCATTAATGGAGCACCTCACAACTTGCTTCCCAG GGGTTCCAACACCCAGCCCTGAAATCCTTCGGCATACCTTGAATATGCTTGTACGGGAGAGGAAAATATACCCAACTCCAGATGGTTATTTCATTGTAACCCCACAGACTTACTTTATAACACCCTCTCTCATAAGAACTAACAGCAAATGGTACCATTTGGATGAGAGGATACCTGACAGGTCTCAATGTACCTCTCCACAACAAGGAACTATAACTCCCTCCACCTCGGGATGCGTCAGGGAACGAACACTACCCAAAAACCACTGCGACTCCTGCCATTGTTGCAGAGAAGACATGCACAGCATGCATGCATCTACCCTACAGAGGAAATCAGCAAAAGACTGTAAAGACTCATATTGTCCTCCTTCATTATGTCAGGTCCCACCTACTGAGAAAAGTAAAAGTGCTGTCAACTTTTCTTACAAAGCAGAGACACTCACAAAGCCTAAGGATGTAGAGAAGCAGTCTAAGAAATTTGGACTCAAATTATTCCGATTAAGTTTTAAGAAGGACAAGACAAAACAGTTGGCGAATTTCTCTGCCCAGTTTCCTCCAGAGGAGTGGCCGCTAAGGGACGAGGACACCCCTACCACTATACCTAGAGAAGTAGAAATGGAGATTATCAGGCGCATTAACCCAGACTTGACTGTGGAAAATGTCATGAGGCACACTGCACTAATGAAGaaacttgaagaagaaaaagctcAACGAAGCAAAGCTGGCTCTTCAGCTCACCATAGTGGACGAAGTAAAAAAAGTAGGAATCATAGAAAGTCTCATGGGAAATCGAGGTCACACAGTAAGACCCGGGTGTCCAAAGGAGACCCATCAGATGGCTCTCATTTGGATATACCTGCTGAAAGAGAGTATGAGTTTTACGATCCCTTGACTCGATCCCCACGGGAAGGCTGTTTTATAATAGAGCACAAGGGAGACAATTTTATAATGCACAGCAATCCTAATATGATAGAATCTCACTTTCCCATGACACCAGAGTGGGATGTGTCTGGTGAGCTGGccaaaagaagaacagaaatgccTTTTCCTGAACCTTCCAGAGGAAGCTCCCACTCCAAGGTCCATCGGAGCCACAGCCATACACAGGATAGAAGATCGAGGAACGAGAGGTCTAGTAAGGCCAAAGAAAGGTCTAGATCTATGGATAACTCCAAGGGACCTCTGGGCTCGGCTGCTTTGGGCACACCTGAAGACATAGGTGAAGGCTGTAGCCCAGATGACCAGACAACTAGCCAAACTTACATTGATGATAGTACCTTAAGGCCATCTCAGTCACTCAGTCTTCAAAGGACTCTGATTTCATCTGCAGGCTACAAAGAGACTTGCATCCCCGAAATAGTTAGTGGCAGTGTAGAAACTCCCAGTTCTTGTAGCCTATTGGAACAAAACAAGCCTACAGAGAGTTTGCCATCGTACAGTGAGCTCAATTCCTGCACAACAAAGTCTGCAGTTGATGACTATTTTCAGTGCAACACATCCAGCGAGACTGTGCTTACTGCTCCGTCACCATTGGGAAAGAATAAAGAGGATCATGACACGCTGACTGTGACAGATGGTCTCAAAAAAATGACTCCCTCAGAAAGACAGTCTCAACATGTTGCCAGGGAGCCTGGGGTGCACAAAGAAGAGTCCCCAAAGGGCCCAAGCAGTGCTTCAGCTGTTGCTGGCCAAACTCCAGAGGTGATTGCAAATGGGCGGCTGGTTCAACACCATAATACTGAATCAAGCAGCCttgataaaaggaaagaaatatttagcaAGGATACACTCTTTAAACCTCTGCACAATACTCTTTCTGTGAATAGTTTTCATAAGTCTAGCACACCCCTGCTAAAGCCCCATCAAAAGACCCCCTCTGACACATTGCCAGTCAGATGCGAGAAACTTGAACAAGCGATAGTAACCTCAGTGACACAGGTCATGCCCGTTTCACAGAGACAGCAAGAGACAACTGGGAACCAGGAGGCCTCTTTCGACTACTACAATGTATCTGATGATGACGACTCAGaggaaggaacaaacaaaaatgctgaGGAGGAGAAGAACAGGGATGATGTTGGCACTATGCAGTGGCTgctagagagagaaaaggaaagggatcTGCAGCGAAAGTTTGAGAAGAATCTTACTCTTCTCACCCCGAAGGAAACGGAAAATAGCAACAACCAGAGAGCCACCCATTCAGCTCGCCTGGACAGCATGGACAGCAGCAGCATTACTGTGGACAGCGGGTTCAACTCTCCACG TACTCGTGAGAGCCTGGCATCCAACACTTCGAGTATTGTTGAGAGCAACAGACGTCAGAACCCAGCTCTGAGTCCTGCGCATGGTGGCGCAGGCCCAACGTTCAACTTCCGAGCAACCGCAGACCCGCCGACAGGCGAAGCTGAGAAACTGCAGAAACCTGCTAACTGCCTGCAAGCTTCTGTTACTAGTGTCTGA
- the STOX2 gene encoding storkhead-box protein 2 isoform X5: protein MIYGDVSPISMSPISQSQFIPLGEILCLAISAMNSARKQVTQEALMEHLTTCFPGVPTPSPEILRHTLNMLVRERKIYPTPDGYFIVTPQTYFITPSLIRTNSKWYHLDERIPDRSQCTSPQQGTITPSTSGCVRERTLPKNHCDSCHCCREDMHSMHASTLQRKSAKDCKDSYCPPSLCQVPPTEKSKSAVNFSYKAETLTKPKDVEKQSKKFGLKLFRLSFKKDKTKQLANFSAQFPPEEWPLRDEDTPTTIPREVEMEIIRRINPDLTVENVMRHTALMKKLEEEKAQRSKAGSSAHHSGRSKKSRNHRKSHGKSRSHSKTRVSKGDPSDGSHLDIPAEREYEFYDPLTRSPREGCFIIEHKGDNFIMHSNPNMIESHFPMTPEWDVSGELAKRRTEMPFPEPSRGSSHSKVHRSHSHTQDRRSRNERSSKAKERSRSMDNSKGPLGSAALGTPEDIGEGCSPDDQTTSQTYIDDSTLRPSQSLSLQRTLISSAGYKETCIPEIVSGSVETPSSCSLLEQNKPTESLPSYSELNSCTTKSAVDDYFQCNTSSETVLTAPSPLGKNKEDHDTLTVTDGLKKMTPSERQSQHVAREPGVHKEESPKGPSSASAVAGQTPEVIANGRLVQHHNTESSSLDKRKEIFSKDTLFKPLHNTLSVNSFHKSSTPLLKPHQKTPSDTLPVRCEKLEQAIVTSVTQVMPVSQRQQETTGNQEASFDYYNVSDDDDSEEGTNKNAEEEKNRDDVGTMQWLLEREKERDLQRKFEKNLTLLTPKETENSNNQRATHSARLDSMDSSSITVDSGFNSPRTRESLASNTSSIVESNRRQNPALSPAHGGAGPTFNFRATADPPTGEAEKLQKPANCLQASVTSV, encoded by the exons GTGATGTATCACCAATCAGCATGTCTCCCATCAGTCAGTCACAGTTTATTCCACTTGGGGAAATCCTTTGCCTGGCCATCTCGGCAATGAACTCTGCCCGAAAACAAGTCACGCAAGAAGCATTAATGGAGCACCTCACAACTTGCTTCCCAG GGGTTCCAACACCCAGCCCTGAAATCCTTCGGCATACCTTGAATATGCTTGTACGGGAGAGGAAAATATACCCAACTCCAGATGGTTATTTCATTGTAACCCCACAGACTTACTTTATAACACCCTCTCTCATAAGAACTAACAGCAAATGGTACCATTTGGATGAGAGGATACCTGACAGGTCTCAATGTACCTCTCCACAACAAGGAACTATAACTCCCTCCACCTCGGGATGCGTCAGGGAACGAACACTACCCAAAAACCACTGCGACTCCTGCCATTGTTGCAGAGAAGACATGCACAGCATGCATGCATCTACCCTACAGAGGAAATCAGCAAAAGACTGTAAAGACTCATATTGTCCTCCTTCATTATGTCAGGTCCCACCTACTGAGAAAAGTAAAAGTGCTGTCAACTTTTCTTACAAAGCAGAGACACTCACAAAGCCTAAGGATGTAGAGAAGCAGTCTAAGAAATTTGGACTCAAATTATTCCGATTAAGTTTTAAGAAGGACAAGACAAAACAGTTGGCGAATTTCTCTGCCCAGTTTCCTCCAGAGGAGTGGCCGCTAAGGGACGAGGACACCCCTACCACTATACCTAGAGAAGTAGAAATGGAGATTATCAGGCGCATTAACCCAGACTTGACTGTGGAAAATGTCATGAGGCACACTGCACTAATGAAGaaacttgaagaagaaaaagctcAACGAAGCAAAGCTGGCTCTTCAGCTCACCATAGTGGACGAAGTAAAAAAAGTAGGAATCATAGAAAGTCTCATGGGAAATCGAGGTCACACAGTAAGACCCGGGTGTCCAAAGGAGACCCATCAGATGGCTCTCATTTGGATATACCTGCTGAAAGAGAGTATGAGTTTTACGATCCCTTGACTCGATCCCCACGGGAAGGCTGTTTTATAATAGAGCACAAGGGAGACAATTTTATAATGCACAGCAATCCTAATATGATAGAATCTCACTTTCCCATGACACCAGAGTGGGATGTGTCTGGTGAGCTGGccaaaagaagaacagaaatgccTTTTCCTGAACCTTCCAGAGGAAGCTCCCACTCCAAGGTCCATCGGAGCCACAGCCATACACAGGATAGAAGATCGAGGAACGAGAGGTCTAGTAAGGCCAAAGAAAGGTCTAGATCTATGGATAACTCCAAGGGACCTCTGGGCTCGGCTGCTTTGGGCACACCTGAAGACATAGGTGAAGGCTGTAGCCCAGATGACCAGACAACTAGCCAAACTTACATTGATGATAGTACCTTAAGGCCATCTCAGTCACTCAGTCTTCAAAGGACTCTGATTTCATCTGCAGGCTACAAAGAGACTTGCATCCCCGAAATAGTTAGTGGCAGTGTAGAAACTCCCAGTTCTTGTAGCCTATTGGAACAAAACAAGCCTACAGAGAGTTTGCCATCGTACAGTGAGCTCAATTCCTGCACAACAAAGTCTGCAGTTGATGACTATTTTCAGTGCAACACATCCAGCGAGACTGTGCTTACTGCTCCGTCACCATTGGGAAAGAATAAAGAGGATCATGACACGCTGACTGTGACAGATGGTCTCAAAAAAATGACTCCCTCAGAAAGACAGTCTCAACATGTTGCCAGGGAGCCTGGGGTGCACAAAGAAGAGTCCCCAAAGGGCCCAAGCAGTGCTTCAGCTGTTGCTGGCCAAACTCCAGAGGTGATTGCAAATGGGCGGCTGGTTCAACACCATAATACTGAATCAAGCAGCCttgataaaaggaaagaaatatttagcaAGGATACACTCTTTAAACCTCTGCACAATACTCTTTCTGTGAATAGTTTTCATAAGTCTAGCACACCCCTGCTAAAGCCCCATCAAAAGACCCCCTCTGACACATTGCCAGTCAGATGCGAGAAACTTGAACAAGCGATAGTAACCTCAGTGACACAGGTCATGCCCGTTTCACAGAGACAGCAAGAGACAACTGGGAACCAGGAGGCCTCTTTCGACTACTACAATGTATCTGATGATGACGACTCAGaggaaggaacaaacaaaaatgctgaGGAGGAGAAGAACAGGGATGATGTTGGCACTATGCAGTGGCTgctagagagagaaaaggaaagggatcTGCAGCGAAAGTTTGAGAAGAATCTTACTCTTCTCACCCCGAAGGAAACGGAAAATAGCAACAACCAGAGAGCCACCCATTCAGCTCGCCTGGACAGCATGGACAGCAGCAGCATTACTGTGGACAGCGGGTTCAACTCTCCACG TACTCGTGAGAGCCTGGCATCCAACACTTCGAGTATTGTTGAGAGCAACAGACGTCAGAACCCAGCTCTGAGTCCTGCGCATGGTGGCGCAGGCCCAACGTTCAACTTCCGAGCAACCGCAGACCCGCCGACAGGCGAAGCTGAGAAACTGCAGAAACCTGCTAACTGCCTGCAAGCTTCTGTTACTAGTGTCTGA
- the STOX2 gene encoding storkhead-box protein 2 isoform X3 gives MHTVVTSQILWILYWSMEPDPRGSGDVSPISMSPISQSQFIPLGEILCLAISAMNSARKQVTQEALMEHLTTCFPGVPTPSPEILRHTLNMLVRERKIYPTPDGYFIVTPQTYFITPSLIRTNSKWYHLDERIPDRSQCTSPQQGTITPSTSGCVRERTLPKNHCDSCHCCREDMHSMHASTLQRKSAKDCKDSYCPPSLCQVPPTEKSKSAVNFSYKAETLTKPKDVEKQSKKFGLKLFRLSFKKDKTKQLANFSAQFPPEEWPLRDEDTPTTIPREVEMEIIRRINPDLTVENVMRHTALMKKLEEEKAQRSKAGSSAHHSGRSKKSRNHRKSHGKSRSHSKTRVSKGDPSDGSHLDIPAEREYEFYDPLTRSPREGCFIIEHKGDNFIMHSNPNMIESHFPMTPEWDVSGELAKRRTEMPFPEPSRGSSHSKVHRSHSHTQDRRSRNERSSKAKERSRSMDNSKGPLGSAALGTPEDIGEGCSPDDQTTSQTYIDDSTLRPSQSLSLQRTLISSAGYKETCIPEIVSGSVETPSSCSLLEQNKPTESLPSYSELNSCTTKSAVDDYFQCNTSSETVLTAPSPLGKNKEDHDTLTVTDGLKKMTPSERQSQHVAREPGVHKEESPKGPSSASAVAGQTPEVIANGRLVQHHNTESSSLDKRKEIFSKDTLFKPLHNTLSVNSFHKSSTPLLKPHQKTPSDTLPVRCEKLEQAIVTSVTQVMPVSQRQQETTGNQEASFDYYNVSDDDDSEEGTNKNAEEEKNRDDVGTMQWLLEREKERDLQRKFEKNLTLLTPKETENSNNQRATHSARLDSMDSSSITVDSGFNSPRTRESLASNTSSIVESNRRQNPALSPAHGGAGPTFNFRATADPPTGEAEKLQKPANCLQASVTSV, from the exons ATGCACACTGTTGTTACATCACAGATACTCTGGATACTGTACTGGAGCATGGAACCAGACCCTAGGGGTTCAG GTGATGTATCACCAATCAGCATGTCTCCCATCAGTCAGTCACAGTTTATTCCACTTGGGGAAATCCTTTGCCTGGCCATCTCGGCAATGAACTCTGCCCGAAAACAAGTCACGCAAGAAGCATTAATGGAGCACCTCACAACTTGCTTCCCAG GGGTTCCAACACCCAGCCCTGAAATCCTTCGGCATACCTTGAATATGCTTGTACGGGAGAGGAAAATATACCCAACTCCAGATGGTTATTTCATTGTAACCCCACAGACTTACTTTATAACACCCTCTCTCATAAGAACTAACAGCAAATGGTACCATTTGGATGAGAGGATACCTGACAGGTCTCAATGTACCTCTCCACAACAAGGAACTATAACTCCCTCCACCTCGGGATGCGTCAGGGAACGAACACTACCCAAAAACCACTGCGACTCCTGCCATTGTTGCAGAGAAGACATGCACAGCATGCATGCATCTACCCTACAGAGGAAATCAGCAAAAGACTGTAAAGACTCATATTGTCCTCCTTCATTATGTCAGGTCCCACCTACTGAGAAAAGTAAAAGTGCTGTCAACTTTTCTTACAAAGCAGAGACACTCACAAAGCCTAAGGATGTAGAGAAGCAGTCTAAGAAATTTGGACTCAAATTATTCCGATTAAGTTTTAAGAAGGACAAGACAAAACAGTTGGCGAATTTCTCTGCCCAGTTTCCTCCAGAGGAGTGGCCGCTAAGGGACGAGGACACCCCTACCACTATACCTAGAGAAGTAGAAATGGAGATTATCAGGCGCATTAACCCAGACTTGACTGTGGAAAATGTCATGAGGCACACTGCACTAATGAAGaaacttgaagaagaaaaagctcAACGAAGCAAAGCTGGCTCTTCAGCTCACCATAGTGGACGAAGTAAAAAAAGTAGGAATCATAGAAAGTCTCATGGGAAATCGAGGTCACACAGTAAGACCCGGGTGTCCAAAGGAGACCCATCAGATGGCTCTCATTTGGATATACCTGCTGAAAGAGAGTATGAGTTTTACGATCCCTTGACTCGATCCCCACGGGAAGGCTGTTTTATAATAGAGCACAAGGGAGACAATTTTATAATGCACAGCAATCCTAATATGATAGAATCTCACTTTCCCATGACACCAGAGTGGGATGTGTCTGGTGAGCTGGccaaaagaagaacagaaatgccTTTTCCTGAACCTTCCAGAGGAAGCTCCCACTCCAAGGTCCATCGGAGCCACAGCCATACACAGGATAGAAGATCGAGGAACGAGAGGTCTAGTAAGGCCAAAGAAAGGTCTAGATCTATGGATAACTCCAAGGGACCTCTGGGCTCGGCTGCTTTGGGCACACCTGAAGACATAGGTGAAGGCTGTAGCCCAGATGACCAGACAACTAGCCAAACTTACATTGATGATAGTACCTTAAGGCCATCTCAGTCACTCAGTCTTCAAAGGACTCTGATTTCATCTGCAGGCTACAAAGAGACTTGCATCCCCGAAATAGTTAGTGGCAGTGTAGAAACTCCCAGTTCTTGTAGCCTATTGGAACAAAACAAGCCTACAGAGAGTTTGCCATCGTACAGTGAGCTCAATTCCTGCACAACAAAGTCTGCAGTTGATGACTATTTTCAGTGCAACACATCCAGCGAGACTGTGCTTACTGCTCCGTCACCATTGGGAAAGAATAAAGAGGATCATGACACGCTGACTGTGACAGATGGTCTCAAAAAAATGACTCCCTCAGAAAGACAGTCTCAACATGTTGCCAGGGAGCCTGGGGTGCACAAAGAAGAGTCCCCAAAGGGCCCAAGCAGTGCTTCAGCTGTTGCTGGCCAAACTCCAGAGGTGATTGCAAATGGGCGGCTGGTTCAACACCATAATACTGAATCAAGCAGCCttgataaaaggaaagaaatatttagcaAGGATACACTCTTTAAACCTCTGCACAATACTCTTTCTGTGAATAGTTTTCATAAGTCTAGCACACCCCTGCTAAAGCCCCATCAAAAGACCCCCTCTGACACATTGCCAGTCAGATGCGAGAAACTTGAACAAGCGATAGTAACCTCAGTGACACAGGTCATGCCCGTTTCACAGAGACAGCAAGAGACAACTGGGAACCAGGAGGCCTCTTTCGACTACTACAATGTATCTGATGATGACGACTCAGaggaaggaacaaacaaaaatgctgaGGAGGAGAAGAACAGGGATGATGTTGGCACTATGCAGTGGCTgctagagagagaaaaggaaagggatcTGCAGCGAAAGTTTGAGAAGAATCTTACTCTTCTCACCCCGAAGGAAACGGAAAATAGCAACAACCAGAGAGCCACCCATTCAGCTCGCCTGGACAGCATGGACAGCAGCAGCATTACTGTGGACAGCGGGTTCAACTCTCCACG TACTCGTGAGAGCCTGGCATCCAACACTTCGAGTATTGTTGAGAGCAACAGACGTCAGAACCCAGCTCTGAGTCCTGCGCATGGTGGCGCAGGCCCAACGTTCAACTTCCGAGCAACCGCAGACCCGCCGACAGGCGAAGCTGAGAAACTGCAGAAACCTGCTAACTGCCTGCAAGCTTCTGTTACTAGTGTCTGA
- the STOX2 gene encoding storkhead-box protein 2 isoform X4 → MSAEPGDVSPISMSPISQSQFIPLGEILCLAISAMNSARKQVTQEALMEHLTTCFPGVPTPSPEILRHTLNMLVRERKIYPTPDGYFIVTPQTYFITPSLIRTNSKWYHLDERIPDRSQCTSPQQGTITPSTSGCVRERTLPKNHCDSCHCCREDMHSMHASTLQRKSAKDCKDSYCPPSLCQVPPTEKSKSAVNFSYKAETLTKPKDVEKQSKKFGLKLFRLSFKKDKTKQLANFSAQFPPEEWPLRDEDTPTTIPREVEMEIIRRINPDLTVENVMRHTALMKKLEEEKAQRSKAGSSAHHSGRSKKSRNHRKSHGKSRSHSKTRVSKGDPSDGSHLDIPAEREYEFYDPLTRSPREGCFIIEHKGDNFIMHSNPNMIESHFPMTPEWDVSGELAKRRTEMPFPEPSRGSSHSKVHRSHSHTQDRRSRNERSSKAKERSRSMDNSKGPLGSAALGTPEDIGEGCSPDDQTTSQTYIDDSTLRPSQSLSLQRTLISSAGYKETCIPEIVSGSVETPSSCSLLEQNKPTESLPSYSELNSCTTKSAVDDYFQCNTSSETVLTAPSPLGKNKEDHDTLTVTDGLKKMTPSERQSQHVAREPGVHKEESPKGPSSASAVAGQTPEVIANGRLVQHHNTESSSLDKRKEIFSKDTLFKPLHNTLSVNSFHKSSTPLLKPHQKTPSDTLPVRCEKLEQAIVTSVTQVMPVSQRQQETTGNQEASFDYYNVSDDDDSEEGTNKNAEEEKNRDDVGTMQWLLEREKERDLQRKFEKNLTLLTPKETENSNNQRATHSARLDSMDSSSITVDSGFNSPRTRESLASNTSSIVESNRRQNPALSPAHGGAGPTFNFRATADPPTGEAEKLQKPANCLQASVTSV, encoded by the exons GTGATGTATCACCAATCAGCATGTCTCCCATCAGTCAGTCACAGTTTATTCCACTTGGGGAAATCCTTTGCCTGGCCATCTCGGCAATGAACTCTGCCCGAAAACAAGTCACGCAAGAAGCATTAATGGAGCACCTCACAACTTGCTTCCCAG GGGTTCCAACACCCAGCCCTGAAATCCTTCGGCATACCTTGAATATGCTTGTACGGGAGAGGAAAATATACCCAACTCCAGATGGTTATTTCATTGTAACCCCACAGACTTACTTTATAACACCCTCTCTCATAAGAACTAACAGCAAATGGTACCATTTGGATGAGAGGATACCTGACAGGTCTCAATGTACCTCTCCACAACAAGGAACTATAACTCCCTCCACCTCGGGATGCGTCAGGGAACGAACACTACCCAAAAACCACTGCGACTCCTGCCATTGTTGCAGAGAAGACATGCACAGCATGCATGCATCTACCCTACAGAGGAAATCAGCAAAAGACTGTAAAGACTCATATTGTCCTCCTTCATTATGTCAGGTCCCACCTACTGAGAAAAGTAAAAGTGCTGTCAACTTTTCTTACAAAGCAGAGACACTCACAAAGCCTAAGGATGTAGAGAAGCAGTCTAAGAAATTTGGACTCAAATTATTCCGATTAAGTTTTAAGAAGGACAAGACAAAACAGTTGGCGAATTTCTCTGCCCAGTTTCCTCCAGAGGAGTGGCCGCTAAGGGACGAGGACACCCCTACCACTATACCTAGAGAAGTAGAAATGGAGATTATCAGGCGCATTAACCCAGACTTGACTGTGGAAAATGTCATGAGGCACACTGCACTAATGAAGaaacttgaagaagaaaaagctcAACGAAGCAAAGCTGGCTCTTCAGCTCACCATAGTGGACGAAGTAAAAAAAGTAGGAATCATAGAAAGTCTCATGGGAAATCGAGGTCACACAGTAAGACCCGGGTGTCCAAAGGAGACCCATCAGATGGCTCTCATTTGGATATACCTGCTGAAAGAGAGTATGAGTTTTACGATCCCTTGACTCGATCCCCACGGGAAGGCTGTTTTATAATAGAGCACAAGGGAGACAATTTTATAATGCACAGCAATCCTAATATGATAGAATCTCACTTTCCCATGACACCAGAGTGGGATGTGTCTGGTGAGCTGGccaaaagaagaacagaaatgccTTTTCCTGAACCTTCCAGAGGAAGCTCCCACTCCAAGGTCCATCGGAGCCACAGCCATACACAGGATAGAAGATCGAGGAACGAGAGGTCTAGTAAGGCCAAAGAAAGGTCTAGATCTATGGATAACTCCAAGGGACCTCTGGGCTCGGCTGCTTTGGGCACACCTGAAGACATAGGTGAAGGCTGTAGCCCAGATGACCAGACAACTAGCCAAACTTACATTGATGATAGTACCTTAAGGCCATCTCAGTCACTCAGTCTTCAAAGGACTCTGATTTCATCTGCAGGCTACAAAGAGACTTGCATCCCCGAAATAGTTAGTGGCAGTGTAGAAACTCCCAGTTCTTGTAGCCTATTGGAACAAAACAAGCCTACAGAGAGTTTGCCATCGTACAGTGAGCTCAATTCCTGCACAACAAAGTCTGCAGTTGATGACTATTTTCAGTGCAACACATCCAGCGAGACTGTGCTTACTGCTCCGTCACCATTGGGAAAGAATAAAGAGGATCATGACACGCTGACTGTGACAGATGGTCTCAAAAAAATGACTCCCTCAGAAAGACAGTCTCAACATGTTGCCAGGGAGCCTGGGGTGCACAAAGAAGAGTCCCCAAAGGGCCCAAGCAGTGCTTCAGCTGTTGCTGGCCAAACTCCAGAGGTGATTGCAAATGGGCGGCTGGTTCAACACCATAATACTGAATCAAGCAGCCttgataaaaggaaagaaatatttagcaAGGATACACTCTTTAAACCTCTGCACAATACTCTTTCTGTGAATAGTTTTCATAAGTCTAGCACACCCCTGCTAAAGCCCCATCAAAAGACCCCCTCTGACACATTGCCAGTCAGATGCGAGAAACTTGAACAAGCGATAGTAACCTCAGTGACACAGGTCATGCCCGTTTCACAGAGACAGCAAGAGACAACTGGGAACCAGGAGGCCTCTTTCGACTACTACAATGTATCTGATGATGACGACTCAGaggaaggaacaaacaaaaatgctgaGGAGGAGAAGAACAGGGATGATGTTGGCACTATGCAGTGGCTgctagagagagaaaaggaaagggatcTGCAGCGAAAGTTTGAGAAGAATCTTACTCTTCTCACCCCGAAGGAAACGGAAAATAGCAACAACCAGAGAGCCACCCATTCAGCTCGCCTGGACAGCATGGACAGCAGCAGCATTACTGTGGACAGCGGGTTCAACTCTCCACG TACTCGTGAGAGCCTGGCATCCAACACTTCGAGTATTGTTGAGAGCAACAGACGTCAGAACCCAGCTCTGAGTCCTGCGCATGGTGGCGCAGGCCCAACGTTCAACTTCCGAGCAACCGCAGACCCGCCGACAGGCGAAGCTGAGAAACTGCAGAAACCTGCTAACTGCCTGCAAGCTTCTGTTACTAGTGTCTGA